A section of the Camelus dromedarius isolate mCamDro1 chromosome 14, mCamDro1.pat, whole genome shotgun sequence genome encodes:
- the SYNC gene encoding syncoilin isoform X1, with product MASPEPRRSGDGAAQAAREARAEATSPLQEESSDSLYEVGVWNPEVTLSLEGTLNLEDILYLGDPGNLDEALYVEETEMPEETLYIEEARPPDEALYVEEPVKPEETVCVEEPAEPGKTTNPEQVIYGGETAQSEEKPNLEESLRAGPSPSTEGSLSIEDLELLEGRFQQCVQAVAQLEEERDQLIHELVLLREPALQEVQQVHQDILAAYKLHAQAELERDGLREDIRLVKQKLFKVTKECVAYQYQLECRRQDVAQFAELREVLTARAAQLSEELAQLRDAYQRQKEQLRQQLEAPPSQRDGHFLQESRRLSTQFENLMAESRQGLEEEYEPQLLRLLERKEAAAKALQKTQAEIQEMKEALRPLQAEARQLHLQNRNLEDQITLMRQKRDEEVQQYREQLEEMEERQRQLRSAVQLQQQKNKEMEQLRINLAEELSAYKAMLPRSLEQANAPTSEAGGIETQSQGAV from the exons AGAAGCAAGAGCAGAGGCTACGTCTCCTCTTCAGGAGGAGAGTTCTGACTCCCTGTATGAGGTGGGCGTCTGGAACCCAGAAGTTACTCTGTCTTTGGAGGGGACCTTGAACTTAGAGGACATTCTCTACCTGGGGGACCCAGGTAACCTTGATGAGGCCCTGTATGTGGAAGAGACAGAGATGCCGGAGGAGACACTGTATATTGAGGAGGCCAGGCCACCAGATGAAGCCCTGTATGTGGAAGAGCCAGTGAAGCCCGAGGAGACGGTGTGTGTGGAGGAGCCTGCGGAGCCAGGAAAGACCACAAACCCAGAGCAGGTGATTTATGGGGGCGAGACTGCCCAGAGCGAGGAGAAACCTAACCTGGAGGAGAGCCTCAGAGCTGGGCCAAGTCCCAGCACAGAGGGAAGCCTGAGCATAGAGGACCTGGAATTGCTGGAGGGGCGTTTCCAGCAATGTGTCCAAGCCGTGGCCCAGCTGGAAGAGGAGAGGGATCAGCTCATCCACGAGCTTGTGTTGCTCCGAGAACCAGCCCTACAGGAGGTGCAGCAGGTCCACCAGGACATCTTGGCTGCCTACAAACTGCACGCCCAGGCAGAGCTGGAGAGGGATGGGCTGAGAGAGGATATCCGGCTGGTCAAGCAGAAGCTGTTCAAGGTGACAAAGGAATGTGTGGCCTACCAGTACCAGCTGGAGTGCCGACGGCAGGATGTGGCCCAGTTTGCCGAGCTCCGGGAAGTGCTGACCGCACGGGCAGCCCAGCTCTCAGAGGAACTGGCCCAGCTCCGGGATGCCTATcagaggcagaaggagcagcTACGGCAGCAACTCGAAGCACCTCCAAGCCAGAGGGATGGGCATTTCCTCCAGGAAAGCAGACGGCTCTCTACCCAGTTTGAGAACCTCATGGCAGAGAGCCgccagggcctggaggaggagtATGAGCCTCAGCTGCTGCGGCTCCTTGAGAGGAAAGAAGCCGCAGCCAAAGCGCTACAGAAGACCCAGGCCGAGATCCAGGAGATGAAGGAGGCTCTGAGACCCCTGCAAGCAGAGGCCAGGCAGCTCCATCTGCAAAACAGGAACCTGGAGGACCAGATCACCCTCATGAGGCAAAAACGAGACGAGGAGGTGCAGCAGTACAGG GAACAGCTAGAGGAAATGGAAGAACGACAGAGGCAGCTAAGAAGCGCGGTGCAACTCCAGcaacagaagaacaaagagatGGAGCAGCTAAGGATCAACCTTGCTGAAGAGCTCTCAGCTTACAA ggcTATGCTACCAAGGAGCCTGGAACAGGCTAACGCTCCCACTTCTGAGGCAGGGGGAATTGAGACACAGTCACAAG GGGCTGTTTAG
- the SYNC gene encoding syncoilin isoform X2, whose protein sequence is MASPEPRRSGDGAAQAAREARAEATSPLQEESSDSLYEVGVWNPEVTLSLEGTLNLEDILYLGDPGNLDEALYVEETEMPEETLYIEEARPPDEALYVEEPVKPEETVCVEEPAEPGKTTNPEQVIYGGETAQSEEKPNLEESLRAGPSPSTEGSLSIEDLELLEGRFQQCVQAVAQLEEERDQLIHELVLLREPALQEVQQVHQDILAAYKLHAQAELERDGLREDIRLVKQKLFKVTKECVAYQYQLECRRQDVAQFAELREVLTARAAQLSEELAQLRDAYQRQKEQLRQQLEAPPSQRDGHFLQESRRLSTQFENLMAESRQGLEEEYEPQLLRLLERKEAAAKALQKTQAEIQEMKEALRPLQAEARQLHLQNRNLEDQITLMRQKRDEEVQQYREQLEEMEERQRQLRSAVQLQQQKNKEMEQLRINLAEELSAYKGCLETYGRICN, encoded by the exons AGAAGCAAGAGCAGAGGCTACGTCTCCTCTTCAGGAGGAGAGTTCTGACTCCCTGTATGAGGTGGGCGTCTGGAACCCAGAAGTTACTCTGTCTTTGGAGGGGACCTTGAACTTAGAGGACATTCTCTACCTGGGGGACCCAGGTAACCTTGATGAGGCCCTGTATGTGGAAGAGACAGAGATGCCGGAGGAGACACTGTATATTGAGGAGGCCAGGCCACCAGATGAAGCCCTGTATGTGGAAGAGCCAGTGAAGCCCGAGGAGACGGTGTGTGTGGAGGAGCCTGCGGAGCCAGGAAAGACCACAAACCCAGAGCAGGTGATTTATGGGGGCGAGACTGCCCAGAGCGAGGAGAAACCTAACCTGGAGGAGAGCCTCAGAGCTGGGCCAAGTCCCAGCACAGAGGGAAGCCTGAGCATAGAGGACCTGGAATTGCTGGAGGGGCGTTTCCAGCAATGTGTCCAAGCCGTGGCCCAGCTGGAAGAGGAGAGGGATCAGCTCATCCACGAGCTTGTGTTGCTCCGAGAACCAGCCCTACAGGAGGTGCAGCAGGTCCACCAGGACATCTTGGCTGCCTACAAACTGCACGCCCAGGCAGAGCTGGAGAGGGATGGGCTGAGAGAGGATATCCGGCTGGTCAAGCAGAAGCTGTTCAAGGTGACAAAGGAATGTGTGGCCTACCAGTACCAGCTGGAGTGCCGACGGCAGGATGTGGCCCAGTTTGCCGAGCTCCGGGAAGTGCTGACCGCACGGGCAGCCCAGCTCTCAGAGGAACTGGCCCAGCTCCGGGATGCCTATcagaggcagaaggagcagcTACGGCAGCAACTCGAAGCACCTCCAAGCCAGAGGGATGGGCATTTCCTCCAGGAAAGCAGACGGCTCTCTACCCAGTTTGAGAACCTCATGGCAGAGAGCCgccagggcctggaggaggagtATGAGCCTCAGCTGCTGCGGCTCCTTGAGAGGAAAGAAGCCGCAGCCAAAGCGCTACAGAAGACCCAGGCCGAGATCCAGGAGATGAAGGAGGCTCTGAGACCCCTGCAAGCAGAGGCCAGGCAGCTCCATCTGCAAAACAGGAACCTGGAGGACCAGATCACCCTCATGAGGCAAAAACGAGACGAGGAGGTGCAGCAGTACAGG GAACAGCTAGAGGAAATGGAAGAACGACAGAGGCAGCTAAGAAGCGCGGTGCAACTCCAGcaacagaagaacaaagagatGGAGCAGCTAAGGATCAACCTTGCTGAAGAGCTCTCAGCTTACAA GGGCTGTTTAGAAACCTATGGCCGAATCTGTAactga